The DNA sequence GAGCCCGTGGGGCGCACCCCGGTGGCGGCCTCGCCCAGCAGGGCCAGGCCGAGCGTCGACTTCCCCGCCCCGGACGGTCCGACCACCGCGAGCACCCGGCCCGCGTCCAGCGCCAGGTCCACGCCGTCGAGCAGCACGGCCCCGTCGGCGGTGGTGGCGCCCAGCCCGCGGACCTCGAGCACCGGCGCGTCCCCGCCGCTCACACCACCGCTCCCGTCCGGTCGGCGAGCCGGTCGACCAGCAGGTTCGCCCCGGCGGCCAGCGCGACCAGCAGCCCGGCGGGCACGAGCAGTGCGGCCGGCGCCAGGAACAGCGACGACGAGTTCTGTTCGATCACCACCGCCCAGTCCACGGTGTCCGGCGGGAGCCCCACCCCGAGGAAGCTCGCGCTCGCCAGCAGGGTCAGCACCATGACGCCGCGAGTGCCGGCGTCCACGAGCACCGGGCCCGCCACGAACCGGCCCGTCTCGACGACGTGGATGCGCCACCACGGCTCCCCGCTCTGCGCCATCGTCTCCAGCGCGACCCGCCGCGACGGTGCGCCGGCCGCGCTCCGCACGATCCGCACGATCGCCGGGAGCTGCAGCACCGCCGTCCCCGCGACGAGCCAGCCGACCCCGCGCCGCCCGGTCCCGGCGAGCACGAGCAGCACCAGCAGCGACGGCAGCACCAGTAGCACGTCCAGCGCCCGCTGGGTGAGGTACGCGGTCGTCCGGCGGGTCGTCGCGGCCAGCACCAGCCCGACCGGGACCGCCACGACGTAGGACACCAGCAGCGCGCCCACCGTCAGCGCGACGACGGTCGTCCCACCGGTCAGGGCGAGCTGCAGGACGTCGCGGCCGAGCGCGTCGGTGCCGAGCGGGTGCCCGGGCCCGGCGGGCTGCAGGGCCCCGCTGCCCGCGGGTACCGGCAGCAGCGGCGCGAGAAGTGGCCCGACGACGGCGCAGGTCAGCGGCACCCCGACGAGCACGGCGGCGACGGTGGTGGTCACGGGGGAGCTGGTCACCGGCCCTCCCCGCGAACGGGGGTGAGCCGGGCGGCGGCCACGTCGGCGGCGAGGTTCACCGCGATCGTGACGACGGCGGCGACCAGCACGTAGCCCTGGACCAGCGGCAGGTCCCGGTTCTGCACGGCGTCGACCAGCCCGGCGCCCATCCCGGGCAGTGCGAACAGCGACTCCACCACGACGACACCGCCGAGCGTCCCCTCGACGACGCGGGCGAGCTGCTGCACCGAGGGCGCGACGCCCCCCGGCAGCACATGCCGCAACAGCACGACGCGCTCGGGCAGCCCGAGGCGGCGCAGGTGGGTCACGTGCGGCGCGCGGTCGGCCTGCAGCACGCCCTGGCGCACCTGCCGCGACAGCCAGCCCAGCTGCGCGGCCACCAGCACCGCCACCGGCAGCACCAGCACCTGCGGGGTGAGCAGCGAGCCGCCGCCGGCCGTCGCCGGGAACCAGCCGAGCTGCAGCGACAGCAGCCCCACCAGCAGCAGCCCGACGGCGAACTGCGGCGCGGCCTGCAGCGCGGAGACCACCGCCGTCGAGATCCGGTCGGCGGGCCCGCCCGGGCGGCGGCCCGCGGTCGCCCCGACGGCGACGGCCAGCGGTACGGCGATCGCGATCGAGAGCCCGCCGAGCAGCAGCGTGCCGCCCAGCCGGCCGGCGATCTCGCCGGTGACCGGGCGCCCGGTGACCAGCGAGGTCCCGAGATCGCCGGTGAGCAGGCCGCCCACCCAGTCGGCGTAGCGCTGCAGCGGCGGATCGCCGGTGCCGAGCTCCTCGCGCAGCCGCAGGACCTGCTCCGGCGTCGCGTCCGGGCCGAGCACGATCTCGGCCGCGTCCCCCGGCAGCGCCGTGGTCAGGACGAACACCAGGGTCACCGCGGCGGCGAGCTGCAGCGCGGCGACGCCGGCCCGGCGCCCGGCGGCGCGCCGGCGGCGCCGGGGCGGTGCGGGCGAGGCCGCCGGCGCGGCCGTGGTCACGGGGTCGCGGCCTTGTCGAAGCGGGCCCAGAGGTGGCTGTTCGGGCGGGCGGCCTCGATCCCGGTGGTGCCCGCGGCGACGCCGACGTTCCAGTTGCTCGTCGCCCACACCAGAGCGCCGGAGCGGTCGCGCAGCAGGGTCTGGACGCGCTCCAGGTTCGCGCCGCGGGCGGCCTCGTCCGGCTCGGCGACCGCCGCGGCGAACAGCCGGTCGATCTCCGGGGAGACGTAGCCGGTGTAGTTGCTGTTGCGCGAGGTGGTGAGCCGCCGGCGCCCGACGAGGTCGGGGATCGGCAGCGACCCGGTGCGGGTGAACGACGCCACCCCGGTCTCGCGGACGGTCGCGAAGTAGGTGGGGGCGTCGAGGGTGCGGGGCGTCGCGCGCAGCCCGATCTCGGCGAGCTGCTCGGCGACGAGGGTGGCGGCCGGGACGAAGTTCGGGTCGCTGGCCGAGGTCTGCAGCTCGACGGCCAGGTCCTGCGCGCCCGCCTCCCGCACGAGCGCCCGGGCGCGCTCGACGTCACGGGTGACCTGCGGGATCGCGGTCGGATAGTACTGCAGGTCGGGGCCGCCGAACAGGTCGTTGCCGACCTGGCCGGTGCCGAGCAGCACGATCCGGACCAGCGCCTCGCGGTCGATGCCGATCCGGACGGCCTCCAGCAGCCGTGGGTCGGAGAACGGTGCCCGGTCCACGCGCAGGTTGAGGAACTGGCTGGTGGACTGCGGCGCGGACAGCAGCGTCGCCCGCCCGGCCTGCTGCTCGATCTGCCGTGCCCCGGCGGGCCGCAGGTCGTGGGCGTAGCCGACCTGACCGGACAGCAGCGCGCCGAGGCGGGCCTGCTCGTCGTCGATGGGGACGAACTCCAGCTCCGGCGACGGCGGCGCGCCGTCCCAGTAGGCGTCGTTGCGGGCGTAGACCGCGGCCCCGCCCGGGGTGAACGAGACGTACCGGAACGGTCCGGTCCCCACCGGGGCGGTGAAGTCGGTGGTCCCGGCCTTGACGATCTCGGTGCCGGGTGCGCCGAGCCACAGTGGGAAGGCGAAGTCGGGGGCGGTGAGGACGATCTCGACGTCGCGCCCGGTCACGCTGCTCGCGGTGTGGTCGACGCGGGCGAACAGCGACGCGGCCGACGCCGTCGTCGCCCCGTCGGTGATCCGGCGGAGCGTGTAGAGCACGTCCTCGCCGGTCAGCGGGCTGCCGTCGTGCCAGGTTGTCCCGCGCAGCCGGATCCGCCAGCGGGTGCCCGTCGGGTCGGGCTCGACGGCCTCGGCGAGCCGCATCTCGGCGGTCATCTCCTGGGTCCAGCCGGTGAGGGTGTCGAAGCACGCCTTCGCCCGGGCCTGGTCCACGAACTGCGGGGCGAGGTGCGGGTCGAGCGACTCGCGCGAGCCGCCCCCCGGAAAGGCGACGCGCAGCCGTTCCCCGCCCCCGGCCGACCCGCCGCAGGCGGCGAGGGCGGGGATCGCGGCGAGGGCGGCGGCGGTGCCGAGGAAGCGGCGACGGCTGATCTGCACGGCGGGGTCCTTCACGGTGCGGTGACGGGTCGGGGGGCGAGCCGCCCGGTGCGCTGCATCCAGGCGATGACGGCACCGCCGGCGAGCCCGATGCCCAGCAGCACCGCGAACGGCAGCCAGCGGCCGGGGCCGTCGCCGAAGCGGTCGAACAGGGCGCCGACGGCGGGGGTGGTGACGGCGACGACGATCGCCGAGACCAGGTAGAACCAGCCGTAGTAGGTGCCGGCCAGGCGGGTGCTGCCGACGGTGGGCAGCAGCGACAGCGAGAACGGGTTGGTCATCGCCTGGCCCACCGCGAACACCACGGTCCCCAGCAGGACGGGGGTGACGGCGAGCAGCCCGTCCGCCGTCCACTGCCCGGGGGGCGCGGTCGCGACGAACGGGGCCGCGATGCCGATCGGGACGAAGCCCGCGCCCATCAGCACGAGCCCGACGGCCATCGACCGGCCCTCGCTCCAGTGCGCCCGGCACCACGCGGTGATCCGGACCTGGGCGGCGATACCGACGACGGTGGACACGACGAACACCGCGCTGACCGCTCCGGCGACGCCGGTGACGCGCTGCGCCTCGACCGGGAAGGCCAGGTAGAGCTGGTTGAACAGGGAGAAGTAGCCGGCCCCGCCCAGGGCGAACAGCAGGAACCGCCGGTTCCCGACGACCTCGCCCCAGCTCCCGATCAGGCCCCGCTCCTGCGGCTCGACCGGCCGCGCCGGGAGCGCGAACAGCTGGGCGACGGTGAGCAGCGTGAACACCGCGGCGGCGACGGCGGCGACCAGCCGGAAGTCGACGGCCAGCAGGGCCGCGCCCAGCAGCGGGCCGAGCAGTGCGCCGGCGTTGCCGAAGACGTTGAACACCGAGAACACCTCGGCGCGCCGGTCACCGGCCTCGTGCATCAGGTAGGCGCGCACCGCCGGGTTGAAGAACGCCCCGGCCAGGCCGGTCAGCACGGCCGCGGCGATCAGCCCGGGCAGCGAGTCCACGACGACGAACAGTCCGAACGCGACGATCCGCACGGCACACCCGAGGATGATCACCGGCCGGCACCCGATCCGGTCCGCGGCCGACCCGCCGATGAGGAACAGTCCCTGCTGGGACAGGTTCCGCAGGGCCAGTACGAGACCGATCGTCGCGGCGGCGTAGCCGAGGTCGCCCATGTACGTGGCCAGGAACGGCAGCACCAGGTAGAAGCCCAGGTTCACCCCGAACTGGTTCACCACGAGCAGCCTGCTCGGCACGGTCAGCTCGCCGAACGCGCGCAGCACCCACGACCCCCTCTGTCATCTGAATGGCTGAACAGCATCACAGATGGCAGTGGTTATCAAGAGCCCGTGATCACCCTGCCGTGAGCCGGTGTCACCCCCAGCGGGCGCGGTGGAACCGGGCCCACGTCCCGGTGTCCGGGCGGGCGGGCTCGATCCCCGTGACGTCGGCCGAGATCCCGACGTGCTCGTCGCCGCTGGACCAGGCGGTGCCGCCGTCGCGGAGCAGGAGCTGGGCACGGCGCAGCGCGTCGGCCCGGCGGGCCCCGTCGGGCGACCGGGTGGCGGTGGCGAGCAGCGCCCGCACGTCGGCCCGTCCCGGGGGGATCGTGGACCCGGCCCCGTCCGGGGCCGTGCCGTCCCGGGTGGGGCTGTCGGGGGGCTGCGGGTCGGCGCCGGCGTCGAGTCCGGCGGCCGCGCGCAGGTACAGCGGGACGGGCTGGGCGACGGACCGCCGGAACCGGATGCCCGGCGTCGGCTCGACGTCCGGCGTGTCCGGCTCGCGCGGCTCGGCGCGCAGTCCGATCGCGCCCAGCTGCTCGACGACGAGGTCCGCCGCCGGGCGCGACATCGGGTCGAACGGGTCGAACAGCAGCGGCACCCGCAGCCCGTCCGCCCCCGCGGCGACGACGAGCTCCCGGGCCCGCGCCACGTCGCGCACCACCGGCGGCACGCCGTCGGGGTGGTGGGCCAGACCCGGGCCGAACAGATCGTCGCCGGGGACGGCGAGGTCGAGCAGGATGTCGCGGACCAGCTCGTCGCGGTCGATGCCCAGCCGCACGGCCTCGCGCAGCCGGGGGTCGGCGAACGGCGAGGCGGGGTCCCCGGTGGACGGGGTCCGCGCGCCGGTCGGGCCGGACAGGTCCAGGAAGCGGGTCGCGGAGCCGGGGGCGGACACCACCGTCGTCCCGGTCCGGCCGAGCAGCCGCCGGGCGCTGTGCGGGAACAGGTCGTGGGCGTAGGCCACGTAGCCGTCGACGAGCGACTGGTAGCGCTCCTCCTCGTCGTCGTCCACCACGAACTCCACCGCAGGCGACGGCGGCCGCCCGAGCCAGTGGCCGTCGTGGCGGTAGAGCGCGTCCTGTGATCCGGGCAGGAAGCGGAACGCGCCGGTGCCGACGGGGCGGTCCCCGCGCCCGGCACGGACGATCCCGG is a window from the Pseudonocardia sp. HH130629-09 genome containing:
- a CDS encoding ABC transporter permease subunit, whose protein sequence is MTSSPVTTTVAAVLVGVPLTCAVVGPLLAPLLPVPAGSGALQPAGPGHPLGTDALGRDVLQLALTGGTTVVALTVGALLVSYVVAVPVGLVLAATTRRTTAYLTQRALDVLLVLPSLLVLLVLAGTGRRGVGWLVAGTAVLQLPAIVRIVRSAAGAPSRRVALETMAQSGEPWWRIHVVETGRFVAGPVLVDAGTRGVMVLTLLASASFLGVGLPPDTVDWAVVIEQNSSSLFLAPAALLVPAGLLVALAAGANLLVDRLADRTGAVV
- a CDS encoding ABC transporter permease — translated: MTTAAPAASPAPPRRRRRAAGRRAGVAALQLAAAVTLVFVLTTALPGDAAEIVLGPDATPEQVLRLREELGTGDPPLQRYADWVGGLLTGDLGTSLVTGRPVTGEIAGRLGGTLLLGGLSIAIAVPLAVAVGATAGRRPGGPADRISTAVVSALQAAPQFAVGLLLVGLLSLQLGWFPATAGGGSLLTPQVLVLPVAVLVAAQLGWLSRQVRQGVLQADRAPHVTHLRRLGLPERVVLLRHVLPGGVAPSVQQLARVVEGTLGGVVVVESLFALPGMGAGLVDAVQNRDLPLVQGYVLVAAVVTIAVNLAADVAAARLTPVRGEGR
- a CDS encoding ABC transporter substrate-binding protein, encoding MQISRRRFLGTAAALAAIPALAACGGSAGGGERLRVAFPGGGSRESLDPHLAPQFVDQARAKACFDTLTGWTQEMTAEMRLAEAVEPDPTGTRWRIRLRGTTWHDGSPLTGEDVLYTLRRITDGATTASAASLFARVDHTASSVTGRDVEIVLTAPDFAFPLWLGAPGTEIVKAGTTDFTAPVGTGPFRYVSFTPGGAAVYARNDAYWDGAPPSPELEFVPIDDEQARLGALLSGQVGYAHDLRPAGARQIEQQAGRATLLSAPQSTSQFLNLRVDRAPFSDPRLLEAVRIGIDREALVRIVLLGTGQVGNDLFGGPDLQYYPTAIPQVTRDVERARALVREAGAQDLAVELQTSASDPNFVPAATLVAEQLAEIGLRATPRTLDAPTYFATVRETGVASFTRTGSLPIPDLVGRRRLTTSRNSNYTGYVSPEIDRLFAAAVAEPDEAARGANLERVQTLLRDRSGALVWATSNWNVGVAAGTTGIEAARPNSHLWARFDKAATP
- a CDS encoding MFS transporter, with the translated sequence MLRAFGELTVPSRLLVVNQFGVNLGFYLVLPFLATYMGDLGYAAATIGLVLALRNLSQQGLFLIGGSAADRIGCRPVIILGCAVRIVAFGLFVVVDSLPGLIAAAVLTGLAGAFFNPAVRAYLMHEAGDRRAEVFSVFNVFGNAGALLGPLLGAALLAVDFRLVAAVAAAVFTLLTVAQLFALPARPVEPQERGLIGSWGEVVGNRRFLLFALGGAGYFSLFNQLYLAFPVEAQRVTGVAGAVSAVFVVSTVVGIAAQVRITAWCRAHWSEGRSMAVGLVLMGAGFVPIGIAAPFVATAPPGQWTADGLLAVTPVLLGTVVFAVGQAMTNPFSLSLLPTVGSTRLAGTYYGWFYLVSAIVVAVTTPAVGALFDRFGDGPGRWLPFAVLLGIGLAGGAVIAWMQRTGRLAPRPVTAP
- a CDS encoding ABC transporter substrate-binding protein, which codes for MQLSRRSFLRVAGATAALAGVPALAACGAPADANAPRLVVSFAGTGPLPVPDPHRVWRPVDRARAAAVADTLLVWDQDMTVRPHLAASVGPDRTGTRWRVRLREAVAHDGRPITAADALASLRRVADPDTAATAGPLLANLDTTASRALSATELELVLATPDFLFPLVLGAPGTGIVRAGRGDRPVGTGAFRFLPGSQDALYRHDGHWLGRPPSPAVEFVVDDDEEERYQSLVDGYVAYAHDLFPHSARRLLGRTGTTVVSAPGSATRFLDLSGPTGARTPSTGDPASPFADPRLREAVRLGIDRDELVRDILLDLAVPGDDLFGPGLAHHPDGVPPVVRDVARARELVVAAGADGLRVPLLFDPFDPMSRPAADLVVEQLGAIGLRAEPREPDTPDVEPTPGIRFRRSVAQPVPLYLRAAAGLDAGADPQPPDSPTRDGTAPDGAGSTIPPGRADVRALLATATRSPDGARRADALRRAQLLLRDGGTAWSSGDEHVGISADVTGIEPARPDTGTWARFHRARWG